One genomic segment of Candidatus Zixiibacteriota bacterium includes these proteins:
- a CDS encoding ABC transporter ATP-binding protein: MCQLKIESLSKSFDSSQAVLSSIDFSVAKGEFLVILGASGCGKTTLLRIISGLEKPDAGRVYIAGTDVTHLEPKDRDIAMVFQSYALYPHMTVYDNLAFALKIRKFPKNILDKKVNDTAKLLGLDKYLYRKPKQLSGGQRQRVALGRAIIREPSLFLFDEPLSNLDAKLRSRMRSELLMLHRQVGGTSIFVTHDQVEAMSLADRIIILNEGNQIGPEKPRILYDNPPDTFTAGFLGNPGMNLIAAEVDKSGKHILIEDIQSFLSGLELPAHAKIIFGFRPEDCWLGDNGQIPVKIAGIEDTGKEFIIELSGPGESKLHCLSANKYPYQKKYYLNIKKASLFNFDTGKLLNSNPTFGKGLSN, from the coding sequence ATGTGCCAGTTGAAAATTGAATCATTGAGCAAAAGCTTCGACAGCTCACAGGCTGTATTAAGCTCGATTGATTTCTCTGTCGCTAAAGGCGAGTTTTTAGTAATCCTCGGCGCTTCCGGATGCGGCAAAACAACGCTTCTGCGAATAATCTCCGGTTTGGAAAAGCCTGATGCCGGACGAGTATATATCGCCGGCACGGATGTTACTCATCTCGAGCCAAAAGACCGCGATATTGCCATGGTCTTTCAGAGTTATGCCCTATATCCCCACATGACAGTTTATGATAATCTGGCATTTGCCTTAAAGATTAGAAAATTTCCTAAGAATATACTTGATAAGAAAGTTAATGATACTGCAAAACTGCTCGGACTTGATAAATACTTGTATAGAAAACCTAAACAATTATCAGGCGGCCAAAGACAGCGAGTTGCTTTAGGGCGAGCTATTATCCGCGAGCCGTCGCTGTTTCTATTCGATGAGCCGTTGTCCAATCTTGATGCTAAACTGCGGTCGAGAATGCGTTCCGAATTGCTTATGCTTCACAGGCAGGTTGGCGGTACCTCTATTTTTGTTACTCATGACCAAGTGGAGGCGATGAGCTTAGCCGACCGGATAATTATCCTTAATGAAGGAAACCAAATCGGCCCGGAAAAACCCCGCATATTGTATGATAACCCTCCCGATACTTTCACTGCCGGATTCTTAGGCAATCCCGGCATGAATTTGATAGCTGCTGAAGTTGATAAAAGCGGCAAGCATATATTAATCGAGGATATTCAATCATTCTTATCGGGATTAGAATTGCCAGCTCATGCTAAAATCATTTTCGGATTCAGGCCGGAGGATTGTTGGCTTGGCGATAATGGCCAGATTCCAGTTAAGATTGCCGGCATTGAAGATACCGGTAAAGAGTTTATCATCGAGCTGTCAGGACCCGGCGAATCAAAACTGCATTGCCTGAGTGCAAATAAGTATCCTTATCAAAAAAAGTATTATCTGAATATTAAAAAAGCCAGCCTCTTTAACTTTGATACTGGCAAACTATTGAATTCAAACCCAACTTTTGGCAAGGGGCTTTCCAATTAA